The following DNA comes from Kitasatospora viridis.
TGGGGACGAGGGTGGTGCCGTGCTCTGCGGTCCGGTTGCGGATCTGCTGCAGGACTCCTTCGACGCACCGGCGGCCGACCTCGCCGAAGTCCTGGTGGACGGTGGTCAGCGGGGGGATGAAGGAGGAGGCCTCGGCGATGTCGTCGAAGCCCACCACGCTGACGTCCTGCGGGACGCGTCTGCCGCGCTCGTGGAGCGCGCGCAGCAGCCCGAGGGCCATCTGGTCGTTGGCGGCGAAGACGGCGGTGCAGTCGGGCAGGTCGGCGAGCAACAGGCCTGCCCGGTAGCCGGATTCGGCGGACCAGTCGCCCCGGACGACCGGCGGCACGGGCCGGTGCGCCTGCTCCAGCACGGCCCGCCAGGCGTCGGTGCGGCGCTGGGCCGCGAAGGACTCCTCCGGTCCCGCGAGGTGCCAGACGGTGTCGTGGCCGAGGTCGAGGAGGTGGTGCACGGCCATCCGGGCGCCCTCGCTCTGGTCGGTGTCGACCACGCTGTAGCGGTCGCCCGCGTCGGAGTCGGCGACCACGACCTGGATGTGCGGGGGCAGCGAGATCGTGGCCGAGTCGAGGAGGTGCACCTCCATGATCACGATGATGCCGTCCACGGCGAGCTCGCCCAGCCTGCTGATGGCTCCGCGCACGCCGGTGTGGGTGGGCACCGCGACCGGCATCAGCGTGATGGCGTAACCCTCCTTCGCCGCCGACTCGGTGATGGCCTCCAGGGTGCGGACGTTGCCCGTGGTGGAGAGGGTGAACAGGATGACGCCCAGGGTCCGGAACTCGCCGGCCTTCAGGGCCCGGGCCGCGCTGTTGGGCCGGTAGCCCAGCTCGCGCATGGCGGCGAGCACGCGCTGGCGGGTCTCCTCGACCACGCCCGAACTGCCGTTGGAGACCCGGGAGACGGTCTGCGAGGAGACGCCGGCCAGCCGCGCGACGTCGGCCATGGACGGCCCGCGCGGCCTCCCGCGCCCACTGGTCCCGGCCGCCGCCACCGCTTCGGCTGCCGCCAAGGTCTTTGCCCTGTTCAAGACTTGCCCTCCTGATCGGATGAACCCCGGACTCGACGTTTCCCCTTGACGCTGATCGGGGGGCGGTGCCAGCATCACGGTAATCCAATGTTTACGTAAACGTCCATCGTCCGCGCACACCGATGTTTACGTAAACACGGTGCGGGCAACGCCACTTGATCCCGGGACGGTCATGACGATCACCTCACCACCCGCCGCGGCGGGTCGCGGATCCCCACCACCGAGGCGACGCGGGCGCGGGCTGGCCGGCTGGGGCTTCATCAGCCCGTTCCTGGCCGTCTTCGCCCTGGTCTTCCTGGCCCCCATCGGCTACTCGGTCTACCTCAGCCTGTTCCAGGACCGGCTGATCGGCGGCACCACCTTCGTCGGCCTCGACCACTACCAACAGGCCTTCCACGACCCGAAGTTATGGTCCGGGCTCGGGCGCGTCACGCTCTTCCTGGCCGTCCAGGTCCCGATCATGCTCGGGATCGCCCTGCTGGCCGCGCTGGCGCTGGACAGCGGGCGGCTGTACGGCCGGAGCTTCTTCCGCATCACCGTCTTCCTCCCCTACGCGGTGCCGGCCGTCGTCGCCACGCTGATGTGGGAGTTCCTCTACGGCTCGCGCTTCGGCCTGGTCGGCGACCTCGACCGGGCTCTCGGGGTCACGCTGCCTGACCCGCTGTCACCGAGCTTCGTGCTCGCGGGCATTGGCAACATCGTGACCTGGGAGTTCGTCGGCTACAACATGCTGATCTTCTACTCGGCGCTGCGCGTCGTCCCGCACGCCCTCTACGAGGCGGCCGAGATCGACGGGGCCGGGCAGTGGCGGATCATCACCGCGATCAAACTCCCCGCCATCCGCGGTGCCCTGGTCATCGCGACCGTCTTCTCGATCATCGGCAGCTTCCAGCTCTTCAACGAGCCCGCCATCCTCAAGAACCCGGCGCCCGACGCGATCACGACCTACTACACGCCGAACTACTACACCTACACGCTCTCCTTCTCCGGCCGCCAGCAGGACTACGCCGCCACCGTGGCGATCATCATGGGCGTCATCACCATGGTCATCGCCTACGCCTTCCAGCTGCGCGCCATGCGCAGGGAGGAGTGACCGATGCCCGGCGCCACCGACGCGATCACCCGGCCCCGACCGCACGCCACCGCAACTCCCCGGATCCGTCGGCGCGTTCACTCCGTCGACCGTCCCCGCCGCAGCGCGGCGCTCACCCTGCTGGCGAGCCTGGTGGTGCTCTACACCCTGGTGCCGCTGGCCTGGCTGCTGATCAGCGCGACCAAGACCCAGCAGAACCTGCTCGGCTCCCCGGGCATCTGGTTCAGCGGCCGCTTCGCGCTGTGGGACAACATCCGGGAGACCTTCAGCTACGACGGCGGCATCTTCGGCCGCTGGCTGCTCAACACCCTGCTCTACGTGGCGCTCGGCGCGGGCGGCGCCACCGTCCTGGCCGTGCTCGGCGGCTACGGCCTGGCGAAGTTCGACTTCCGCGGCAAGCGGACCGTGTTCGCCGTCGTGATCGGGGCGGTGGCCGTGCCGACCACCGCGCTCGCCGTTCCGACGTTCCTGATGTTCAGCAAGATGGGGCTGACCAACACCCCCTGGGCCGTCATCATCCCCTCGCTGATCTCCCCGTTCGGGCTCTACCTGATGTGGGTGTTCGCCGCCGAGGCCGTCCCCACCGAGCTGTTGGAGGCCGCGCGGGTCGACGGCGCCGGCGAGCTGCGCACCTTCTTCCGGATCAGCCTCCCGCTGCTCGCCCCGGGCATCGTCACCGTGCTGCTGTTCACCGTGGTCGCGACCTGGAACAACTACTTCCTCCCGCTGATCATGATCAAGGACCCGAACTGGTACCCGCTGACGCTCGGGCTCAGCTCCTGGAACGACCAGGCGGCCACCGCCGGCGGCCAGCCGGTGTTCAACCTCGTCATCACCGGTTCGCTGCTCACCGTCCTGCCGCTGATCGCGGCCTTCCTGCTGCTCCAGCGCCACTGGCAGTCCGGCCTCGCCGCCGGAAGCGTCAAGGAGTGACCTGACCGTTCCCGCGCTCCCGTCTGCTCCACCCCACCACGACACCGGAGTAACAGACATGAGAAGCACCGAAGTTCGCCATGCCCTGCGCGGCCTCAGCCTGGCGTGCGCCGCCGCCCTCGCCCTCAGCGCCTGCGGCAGCGGCTCGTCCACCGGCTCCGACGCCGGCCCGGTGTCCGCATCCAGCCTGGACGCGGCCCTCGCCAAGGGCGGCACGATCACCGTGTGGGCCTGGGAGCCCACCCTCAAGCAGGTGGTGACCGACTTCGAGGCCAAGTACCCCAAGGTGCACGTCAACCTGGTGAACGCGGGCACCGGCGACAAGCAGTACACCGCCCTGCAGAACGCCGTCCAGGCCGGCAACGGCGCCCCCGACGTCGCCCAGATCGAGTACTACGCACTGGGCCAGTTCGCGCTCGGCAAGTCCTTGCAGGACCTCGCCGAGTACGGCGCGGCCGGCCTCGCCACGCAGTACTCGCCCGGCCCGTGGAGCTCGGTCAGCCTCAACGGCGGGGTGTACGCGCTGCCGATGGACTCCGGCCCGATGGCGCTCTTCTACAACAAGCAGGTCTTCGACCGCTACCAGCTCACCGTGCCCGCCACCTGGGACGAGTACGTCGCCGACGCCCAGAAGCTGCACGCCGCCAACCCCGACGCCTACATCACCAACGACACCGGCGACGCCGGGTTCACCACCAGCATGATCTGGCAGGCCGGCGGCCACCCCTACAAGGTGAACGGGACGAAGGTCTCCGTCGACTTCACCGACCAGGGGAGCACCCAGTACGCCACCACCTGGCAGAAGCTGGTCTCCAACCACCTGCTCGCGCCGGTCAGTTCGTGGAGCGACCAGTGGTACAAGGGCCTCGGCGACGGCACCATCGCCACCCTGGCGATCGGCGCCTGGATGCCCGCCAGCCTCTCCTCCGGCGTCCCCACCGCCTCCGGCGACTGGCGCGTCGCCCCGCTCCCGCAGTGGCAGCAGGGCCGGACCGTGAGCGCCGAGAACGGCGGCAGTTCCCTCGCCATCATGAAGTCCAGCGCCAACCAGGACCTCGCCTACGCCTTCCTGAAGTTCGCCGATGCCGGCGACGGCGTGCAGGACCGCATCAAGGGCGGCGCCTTCCCCGCCACCACCGCCGACCTCGACTCCCAGGCCTTCCTGGACACCGCCTTCCCCTACTTCGGCGGCCAGCAGGCCAACAAGGTCTTCGCCGACTCGGCCAAGAACGTGGCGACCGGCTGGCAGTACCTGCCCTACCAGGCCTACGCCAACTCGATCTTCAACGACACGGTCGGCAAGGCCTACGTCTCCGGCACCACGCTGGCCTCCGGACTGAAGGCCTGGCAGGACTCCTCGCTCACCTACGGCAAGGAGCAGGGCTTCACCACCGGCCAGTGAGCGAGTCCCCGATCCCGACGACCTACGGAGCACCCAGCCCCATGCCCGTCCTGCAGATCGAAGGCGACGACTTCACGCTCGACGGCGAGCCGTTCCGGATCATCTCCGGCAGCCTGCACTACTTCCGCGTCCACCCCGAGCACTGGGCCGACCGCCTGCGCAAGGCCCGCCTGATGGGCCTCAACACCGTGGAGACCTACGTCCCGTGGAACCTCCACCAGCCACGGCCCGACACCTTCCGCCTCGACGCCGGGCTCGACCTCCCGCACTTCCTCGACCTCGCCGCCGCCGAAGGACTGCACGTCCTGCTCCGCCCCGGCCCGTACATCTGCGCCGAGTGGGAGGGCGGCGGCCTGCCCTCCTGGCTGCTCGCCGACCCCGACATCCGGCTGCGCAGCCAGGACCCGCGCTACCTGCACGCCGTGGCGGGCTACTTCGCGCAGCTGCTCCCGCCGCTGCTCGGCCGGCTGGCCACCCGCGGCGGCCCCGTCCTGGCCGTGCAGGTGGAGAACGAGTACGGCGCCCACGGCAACGACACCGCCCACCTCACTCACCTCGCCGCCCTCCTGCGCGAGTCGGGGGTCGACGTCCCGCTCTTCACCAGCGACCAGCCCGGCGACCTGGCGCGCGGCGCCCTCCCCGGCGCCCTCGCCACCGCCAACTTCGGCAGCCGCTCCGGCCGCTGGCTCGCCGCGCTGCGCGCCCACCAGCCCACCGGCCCGCTGATGTGCACCGAGTTCTGGAACGGCTGGTTCGACCGCTGGGGCGGCCACCACGTGGTCCGCGAACCCGACGAAGCCGCCCAGGAGTTGGACGACCTGCTGGCCACCGGCGCATCCGTCAACCTCTACATGGTCCACGGCGGCACCAACTTCGGCTTCACCAACGGCGCCAACGACAAGCACACCTACCGACCCACCGTCACCTCCTACGACTACGACGCCCCCCTCGACGAGGCCGGCGACCCCACCGCGAAGTACCACGCCTTCCGTGCGGTCATCGCCAAGTACGCACCAGTGCCCGCAGACCCGGCGCCCGAGCGGGCCGCCAAGCTCGCCGCCCCCGGCGTGCCGCTGACCGAGAGCGCCCCGCTGTTCGACGCCCTCGCCACCCTGAGCACCGCCGTCTCCTCCGCACGACCGCTGACGATGGAACAACTCGGCCAGGACTTCGGCTTCGTGCTCTACGAGACCGCGCTGCCCGCCGCCGGCCCCGCCCTGCTGGAACTGGACGAAGTCCGCGACCGCGCCCAGGTGTTCGTCGACGGCCAGCCCGTGGGCGTGCTGGAGCGCGAGAACCACGAGCACGCCCTCGCCCTCACCGTCCCCCGCGAGGGCAGCGTCCTGCGCCTGCTGGTGGAGAACCAGGGCCGGGTCAACTACGGCCCGGGCATCCACGACCGCAAGGGCCTGCCCGGACGCGTGCGCCTCAACGGCGCCGAACTCACCGGCTGGACCAACCACCCGCTCCCGCTGCACTCCCTCGACGGGCTCGCCTTCACCAGCGGCCCGCCCACCGTCGGACCGGCCTTCCACCGCGGCACCTTCGAGGTCGAGGCACCCGCCGACACCTTCGTCCACCTCCCCGGCTGGACCAAGGGCACCGTGTGGGTCAACGGCTTCCACCTCGGCCGCTACTGGTCCCGCGGCCCCCAGCGCTCCCTCTACCTGCCCGGCCCCGTGCTGCGCCCGGGCCGCAACGCGATCACCGTGCTGGAACTGCACGCCGCCCGCCACCCCCACACCGTCGACCTGCGCACCACGCCCGACCTCGGACCGACCGAGGAATAGCCGCGCACCGCACCGCGACCATCCCCCCACGCGAAGGACCCCCACCATGGTCAGGACGACGACCCGCCGCGCGCCAGCGTGGCTGTACACGACCATCACGCTCGCACTGGCGCTCGCCACGCTGCTGCTCCCCGCGACGGCCGCCCACGCGGCGACCGCCGGCTTCACGCTCGGCGCCGCCCGGACCGACCAGAACGGCAACGCCCTCCAGCTCCACGGCCTGGGCATCATCAAGGTCGGCAGCACCTGGTACGGCTTCGGCGAGGACAAGACCGGCGAGAACAGCAACAACACCTCGTTCCAGGACATCCCCTGCTACAGCTCGACCGACCTGTCCAGCTGGACCTACCAGGGCGTCGCCCTGGCCGAGCAGACCGCCGGCGACCTGGGCCCGAACCGGATCGTCGAGCGGCCCAAGGTCATCTACAACGCCACCACCGGCACGTACGTGATGTACCTGCACATCGACAACACCAGCTACTCCGAAGCCAAGGTCGGCGTCGCTACCAGCACCACGCCCTGCGGCCCCTACAGCTACCGGGGCAGCTTCCAGCCGCTCGGCCACCAGAGCCGCGACCTCGGCCTGTACCAGGACACCGACGGGACGGCCTACCTGCTGAGCGAGGACCGCCAGAACGGCCTGCGGATCGACAGGCTCTCCGCCGACTACCTCTCCGTGGACAGCGCCGTCGCCGTCCTGGGCGACTACGAGGCCCCGGCGATGATGAAGATCGGCGGGACGTACTACCTGCTCGGCTCCCACCTCTCCGGCTGGAGCACCAACGACAACGTCTACGCCACCGCCACCTCCCTGAGCGGCCCCTGGTCGGCCTTCCGGGACCTCGCCGCGCCCGGCACCAACACCTACAACAGCCAGACCGCCAACATCATCACCGTGCAGGGGAGTTCGGGCACCAGCTACGTCTACGCCGGCGACCGCTGGACCACCGGCGACCTCGGCGACTCGCCGCTGATCTGGCTGCCCCTCACCGTCCGCGGCACCCTGCTCAACCTCGGCCAGTACCCGACCTGGTCGCTCGACGCCGCCGCCGGCACCTGGACCCCCGACTCCGGCGTGCCCACCACCGGCACCCACACCCTGACCAACGCCAAGAGCGGCAAGCTGATGGACGTCTCCGGCGGCTCCACCGCGAACGGCGCGCCGATCATCCAGTGGCAGTCCAACGGCGGCACCAACCAGCAGTGGACGCTGAACCGGCTGGCGGACAACGTCTACACCCTCACCAGTGTCAAGAGCGGCCGCTGCCTGGAAGTGCCGAACTGGTCCACCGGCACCGGGCTCCAGCTCGACCAGTGGACCTGCAACGGCGGCGCCAACCAGCAGTGGGCAGCGGACCTGGTGGGCAGCCTCACGGGCAGCAGCTACCAGCTCACCAACATCAACAGCGGCCTCACCGTCGAGGTCTCCGGCGCCTCCACCACGGCCGGCGCGGCCGTCGACCAGGGCGCCGGCAGCGGCGCCGCGAACCAGCAGTGGACCCTGTCCTGAGCACCGTTCCGTTTCCTTGGCGGCACCGGGGCGAGCTGCCCCGGCCAGGTTGGCGGTCCTGGGAGTGTTAGCGCTCACATACACCCGTTCGGTATCGCCCGGCAAGGGCCGACTGCCTCAGGATCCGCCCAGCTCAGGGGTCACACTGCCGGTGGCACGCAGTCCCAGTTCAGGCCTGCCGGCTGACGGTTCGTCAGAGCCCGTGAACGGGTGGGCCTCGGACCGTCGCAGGGCGCTGCTCAGGTCCTTGGCGTGGCCGTAGCGGAAGACCCGTTCGTCGACGTAGACCGCGAGGAAGAAGACCAGGGCCACGCCCAGGTCGATCACGGACGGGTGGGAGCCGGCGGCGGGTGCCAGGACGGCGGCCATGGCCAGCCACAGGAAGACGTTCGGGGTGCTCTGAGTGATGATCAGATCGCGACCCAGGCCGGCGGTCGGGGGCCGCCACCGCAGGAAGGCGACGGTCAGCAGCCGCAGGGTGGCCAGCAGGGTGCCGGTGGCGGCCATCACCAGCAGGAGCTGCCAGGCCAGGTGGGGGATGTCGCGGGGGTCCGCAGGGGTGAGCGCGAAGGTGGCGAGCCCGGCGAGCGGGACGAGGGCGAGGCCGCCGAGCCAGTTCCAGTTGGTGCTGAGGGCGCCCGCGCGGATGGGGTCGCGGCGGCGCAGCAGCTGTGCGCCGGCGCCGGGCAGGAACAGGGCTGCCAGCAGGACGGCGCCGTAGCTGAGCAGCGCCGTGCCGAGGCCGCCGTCCGGGTGGGCGCCGTGGGGCGAGGCGATGGCGAGGGCGCCGACCAGCGCCGCCGGCATGACGGCCGAGGCCGCGACGGTGTGCCGCACGGCGAAGAAGTAGTCGCCGCCCCAGAGCAGGGAGAGCGTCGGGACGAGCAGGGCGGGCGGCAACAGCAGGAACAGTCCGGCGAGTTCGACCGGCAGGCCGCTGCCGCCCCACAGCAGGACCAGACCGATGCCGAACCGGGCCAGCAGCAGCGGCAGGGCGGGACGGATGCTGCCCGGCGAGTCGCGCAGGGTGCGCGGGTCGACGCGCAGCAGGGTGAAGAAGGTCGCCACCGCGAGCAGCAGGGTCATGGCGGCGGAGAACTCCCAGGCCGGCACGTGCACGCCGGCCAGCAGTTGGGCGCCGACGCCGGCGGCGGCCGCGAGGGCGACCAGTAAGGGCAGCCGGATCTCGACGATCTCGCCGAGGTCGTTGAGCAGTCCGGCGGCGGCCGGTGCGTGGGCAGCGCGCCGCAGGTCGTCCTCGGACAGGGGGCGGGCGTTGGGGATCTTCAGGTCGCGGTAGCGCTCGGGCGGCAGGCCCGCGGCGGCCATCGCGAACATCTCCACGATGTACTTGTGGGCGACGACGAGCACGGTGCGCCCGGCCTCGGAGGCGGGCAGCAGGACGTCCTGGTAGTAGGCGGCGACCCGGTCGTACATGGCTCGCCAGCTCTCCCCGCCGGGTGGGCGGCCGGTGTGCGAGTGGAACGCCTCGGTGTAGCCGGCGAAGCCGATGCCCTTCTTGACCAGGCTCTTGTTGTGGCCGCTGAACACCCCGAAGTCGCGTTCCACCAGGGCCTCGCTGACCACCACTCGGCCGGGGCGGCGCGGCTGGCCGGCGATGACGATCTCGGCGGTCCGGCGGGCCCGGGCCAGGGTCGACACGTGGACCTCGTCGGGATCCAGGGCGAGCGCGGCGACCTGCCCAGCGGCCTGTTCGGCCTGGCGGATGCCGAGGCCGGTGAGCGGGGAGTCCAACTGCCCGGCGAACCGGTTCTGTTCGTTGGCCTGGGATTCGCCGTGGCGGATGAAGTACAGGGGCATGGGCGTCCTCGGAGCGGGGAAGCAAGGTGAGGGGATTTGAGGTGTGCCAGTCAACTGGGAGCGTAGTTGAACAGTCAAGCAAATGTTAGCGTTCACCACCACTTGACCGTGAACGTTAACAATGCTGACGCGGCCCGTTCCTCCGGGCGTGGGCGGCGCCCCCTACCGTCCTGCGCGAGCAGACCCAGCGAGGAGCGAGAGATGAGCGCAGTGACGACCCACCAGGCACCCACCAGACGCGGCTTCCTGCGCGGCGCCATCGGCGTCGCACTCGGCGCGGGCGCGGCGGCCGCACTCCCCGCGGCGGCCACCGCCGCGATCCCGGCGGCCGACCCGATGCTGCCGTTCGTCTCGCACTACACCAGCAACCTCGGCGCCAACCTGACGGCGGGCAGCAACGCCGCCGTCGACCTGCTCTCCGGCATGGCCCGGCTCTGGCACACCGGTCCGGCCTGGAACGCCGGGCAGGCGATCGACCGAGAGCTGCTGCGCGCCAACATGCGCCACAGCATCGAGGTCACCGGCCGGCGCACCGCCGACCAGGCCAAGCAGGCCTTCCTGCACGACCGCCAGGACCAGAGCTACGGCATGATCGACGGCCTCGGGCCGCTCGCCGCGCTCTACCGGGTGGGCGCGCTCGCCGTCAGCAGCGTCACCACCGCGCCGGACGGCACCCCGCCCGGGCCGGTCGACGACACCGTCCCGCCCGGCGCCCCGGCCGGGTCCGCGACCGGCGCCGGCTCGCCCACCTCGGCGCTCGGCGCGGTGGTCACACTGGTCCAGACGCTGCGCGGCACCTACTCCTCCGGCAACCCGAGCAAGAACGCCTACGGCTACCCGCGGCCCTGGCGGATGAACCTGGACAGCGAGGTCCAGGACACCGGCGCGCTCGACGCCTTCGGCTACCCCGTCTACCGCTCGCCGGTCCAGGTCGCACCGCAGCTGCTGCGCCAGCGCGGCACCACCCCGGCCACCGACGGCGGCTTCCCGAGCGGCCACACCAACGCCTTCTTCCTGGCCGGCCTGGCCTACGCCCACGCCGTGCCCGAGCGGTTCCAGGAACTGGTCACCCGGGCCCACGAGTTGGCGGACAGCCGGATCACGGCGGGCATGCACTCGGCGCTGGACGTGATCGGCGGCCGGATCCTGGCCACCGCGCTGGCCGCCGCCATCCTCGCCGACCCGGTCAACACGGCCGCCAAGGCCGACGCGCGTGCGCAGGCCCTGAGTTACTTCACCGAGAAGACCGGCACCGACGACCTGTTCGCCGCCGCCCACACCGGCGGCCCGGACGCCTACGCCGACCGCGCGGCCAACGCGGCGCTGGTCGCCCGCTGCCGCAGCTACGGCCTGCCGCGCCGGGGCCCGCAGGACGTCCCGATGACCGTGCCGCAGGGCGCCGAGGTGCTGCTGGAGACCAGGCTGCCGTACCTGACCGCCGAGCAGCGGCGCGAGGTGCTGCGCAGCACCGCCCTGCCGTCCGGACAGCCGCTGCTCGACGGGCCCGAACTCTGGGGCCGCCTGGACCTGTTCACCGCCGCCGACGGCTACGGCGCGTTCGCCCAGGACGTGTCGGTGACCATGGACGCCACCCGGCGCGGCTTCCACGCCGCGGACACCTGGCGCAACGACATCGGCGGCCCCGGCGGGCTCACCAAGCTCGGCACCGGCGCCCTCACCCTGACCGGCCGCAACTGCTACCGGGGCGGCACTCGGGTGCGCGAGGGCGTGCTGGCCGCCGCCGGCCCCGCCGCGCTGGGCCACGGCGCGGTCGAACTCACCGGCGGAACCCTGGCGTTGACCGGCGTGCCGACTCTGCACGGATCGCTCACCGTGCGCGGGGCCACCCTGGACCTCGCGCTGTCCGGCCAGTTGGAGGTCGCCGGATCCGTCCACCTGGGCCCCGACGCCGTCCTGACGCTCCGTCTGGCCCAGGCACCCACCGGCGCCGAACTCCCCGTGCTGCGCGCACGGCGGCTGTTCGGCACCTTCCAGAGCGTGGTCGCCCGCGACGCCGCCGGCCGCTCCTACCGCGTCGAGACCTGCTACCACGGCACAGCCCTGACCGTTCGCGTTCACCCCTGAAGGAGTTCGCCATGAGCACCAGGAAGCCCCGCACTCTGCTCGCCGCCGCGCTGCTCGCGCTCGCCCCCAGCACCGCCGCGCTGGCCGCCGCCACCCCGGCGAGCGCCGCCTCAGCCCCGAGCGGCGCGTTCACGCTGCTGAACTACAACGTCGCAGGCCTGCCCGTGGTCCACGAGCCGCCGACCACCCTGTCGATGGAGGACGCCGCGAGCCGGATCGGCCAGGGCCTGCCGCCCTACGACGTGGTCAACGAGCAGGAGGACTTCAACTACCACGCCTACATCTACGCCGGCGACACCCACCCCTACCGCACCGCCACCAGCGGCCCCGCCGGGATCGGCGACGGCCTCAACACCCTGTCGAACTACGCCTTCGACGACTTCCAGCGCACCAAGTGGAGCAGCTGCTACCCCGACAACGGCGACTGCTTCACGCCCAAGGGGTTCAGCTTCTCGCGGCTGCGCCTGGCCGAGGGC
Coding sequences within:
- a CDS encoding LacI family DNA-binding transcriptional regulator, yielding MADVARLAGVSSQTVSRVSNGSSGVVEETRQRVLAAMRELGYRPNSAARALKAGEFRTLGVILFTLSTTGNVRTLEAITESAAKEGYAITLMPVAVPTHTGVRGAISRLGELAVDGIIVIMEVHLLDSATISLPPHIQVVVADSDAGDRYSVVDTDQSEGARMAVHHLLDLGHDTVWHLAGPEESFAAQRRTDAWRAVLEQAHRPVPPVVRGDWSAESGYRAGLLLADLPDCTAVFAANDQMALGLLRALHERGRRVPQDVSVVGFDDIAEASSFIPPLTTVHQDFGEVGRRCVEGVLQQIRNRTAEHGTTLVPTRLVLRASTGPAPSKA
- a CDS encoding carbohydrate ABC transporter permease — translated: MTITSPPAAAGRGSPPPRRRGRGLAGWGFISPFLAVFALVFLAPIGYSVYLSLFQDRLIGGTTFVGLDHYQQAFHDPKLWSGLGRVTLFLAVQVPIMLGIALLAALALDSGRLYGRSFFRITVFLPYAVPAVVATLMWEFLYGSRFGLVGDLDRALGVTLPDPLSPSFVLAGIGNIVTWEFVGYNMLIFYSALRVVPHALYEAAEIDGAGQWRIITAIKLPAIRGALVIATVFSIIGSFQLFNEPAILKNPAPDAITTYYTPNYYTYTLSFSGRQQDYAATVAIIMGVITMVIAYAFQLRAMRREE
- a CDS encoding carbohydrate ABC transporter permease encodes the protein MPGATDAITRPRPHATATPRIRRRVHSVDRPRRSAALTLLASLVVLYTLVPLAWLLISATKTQQNLLGSPGIWFSGRFALWDNIRETFSYDGGIFGRWLLNTLLYVALGAGGATVLAVLGGYGLAKFDFRGKRTVFAVVIGAVAVPTTALAVPTFLMFSKMGLTNTPWAVIIPSLISPFGLYLMWVFAAEAVPTELLEAARVDGAGELRTFFRISLPLLAPGIVTVLLFTVVATWNNYFLPLIMIKDPNWYPLTLGLSSWNDQAATAGGQPVFNLVITGSLLTVLPLIAAFLLLQRHWQSGLAAGSVKE
- a CDS encoding ABC transporter substrate-binding protein — protein: MRSTEVRHALRGLSLACAAALALSACGSGSSTGSDAGPVSASSLDAALAKGGTITVWAWEPTLKQVVTDFEAKYPKVHVNLVNAGTGDKQYTALQNAVQAGNGAPDVAQIEYYALGQFALGKSLQDLAEYGAAGLATQYSPGPWSSVSLNGGVYALPMDSGPMALFYNKQVFDRYQLTVPATWDEYVADAQKLHAANPDAYITNDTGDAGFTTSMIWQAGGHPYKVNGTKVSVDFTDQGSTQYATTWQKLVSNHLLAPVSSWSDQWYKGLGDGTIATLAIGAWMPASLSSGVPTASGDWRVAPLPQWQQGRTVSAENGGSSLAIMKSSANQDLAYAFLKFADAGDGVQDRIKGGAFPATTADLDSQAFLDTAFPYFGGQQANKVFADSAKNVATGWQYLPYQAYANSIFNDTVGKAYVSGTTLASGLKAWQDSSLTYGKEQGFTTGQ
- a CDS encoding glycoside hydrolase family 35 protein; its protein translation is MPVLQIEGDDFTLDGEPFRIISGSLHYFRVHPEHWADRLRKARLMGLNTVETYVPWNLHQPRPDTFRLDAGLDLPHFLDLAAAEGLHVLLRPGPYICAEWEGGGLPSWLLADPDIRLRSQDPRYLHAVAGYFAQLLPPLLGRLATRGGPVLAVQVENEYGAHGNDTAHLTHLAALLRESGVDVPLFTSDQPGDLARGALPGALATANFGSRSGRWLAALRAHQPTGPLMCTEFWNGWFDRWGGHHVVREPDEAAQELDDLLATGASVNLYMVHGGTNFGFTNGANDKHTYRPTVTSYDYDAPLDEAGDPTAKYHAFRAVIAKYAPVPADPAPERAAKLAAPGVPLTESAPLFDALATLSTAVSSARPLTMEQLGQDFGFVLYETALPAAGPALLELDEVRDRAQVFVDGQPVGVLERENHEHALALTVPREGSVLRLLVENQGRVNYGPGIHDRKGLPGRVRLNGAELTGWTNHPLPLHSLDGLAFTSGPPTVGPAFHRGTFEVEAPADTFVHLPGWTKGTVWVNGFHLGRYWSRGPQRSLYLPGPVLRPGRNAITVLELHAARHPHTVDLRTTPDLGPTEE
- a CDS encoding RICIN domain-containing protein → MVRTTTRRAPAWLYTTITLALALATLLLPATAAHAATAGFTLGAARTDQNGNALQLHGLGIIKVGSTWYGFGEDKTGENSNNTSFQDIPCYSSTDLSSWTYQGVALAEQTAGDLGPNRIVERPKVIYNATTGTYVMYLHIDNTSYSEAKVGVATSTTPCGPYSYRGSFQPLGHQSRDLGLYQDTDGTAYLLSEDRQNGLRIDRLSADYLSVDSAVAVLGDYEAPAMMKIGGTYYLLGSHLSGWSTNDNVYATATSLSGPWSAFRDLAAPGTNTYNSQTANIITVQGSSGTSYVYAGDRWTTGDLGDSPLIWLPLTVRGTLLNLGQYPTWSLDAAAGTWTPDSGVPTTGTHTLTNAKSGKLMDVSGGSTANGAPIIQWQSNGGTNQQWTLNRLADNVYTLTSVKSGRCLEVPNWSTGTGLQLDQWTCNGGANQQWAADLVGSLTGSSYQLTNINSGLTVEVSGASTTAGAAVDQGAGSGAANQQWTLS
- a CDS encoding histidine phosphatase family protein, with product MPLYFIRHGESQANEQNRFAGQLDSPLTGLGIRQAEQAAGQVAALALDPDEVHVSTLARARRTAEIVIAGQPRRPGRVVVSEALVERDFGVFSGHNKSLVKKGIGFAGYTEAFHSHTGRPPGGESWRAMYDRVAAYYQDVLLPASEAGRTVLVVAHKYIVEMFAMAAAGLPPERYRDLKIPNARPLSEDDLRRAAHAPAAAGLLNDLGEIVEIRLPLLVALAAAAGVGAQLLAGVHVPAWEFSAAMTLLLAVATFFTLLRVDPRTLRDSPGSIRPALPLLLARFGIGLVLLWGGSGLPVELAGLFLLLPPALLVPTLSLLWGGDYFFAVRHTVAASAVMPAALVGALAIASPHGAHPDGGLGTALLSYGAVLLAALFLPGAGAQLLRRRDPIRAGALSTNWNWLGGLALVPLAGLATFALTPADPRDIPHLAWQLLLVMAATGTLLATLRLLTVAFLRWRPPTAGLGRDLIITQSTPNVFLWLAMAAVLAPAAGSHPSVIDLGVALVFFLAVYVDERVFRYGHAKDLSSALRRSEAHPFTGSDEPSAGRPELGLRATGSVTPELGGS